In Natronococcus sp. AD-5, the genomic window CTCCTTCTCGGGAATCATGAGCGCGGCGAAGCAGGCCTACGACGACGGCGTGCCGGTCGAGGACGTCTGCTACTCGCTCCAGGAGAACGTCTTCGGGATGCTCACCGAGGTCTCCGAGCGCGCGCTCTCGCTGACCGGCAGCGACGAACTCGTTCTCGGCGGCGGCGTCGGCCAGAACGCCCGCCTCCGGGAGATGCTCGCGGAGATGTGCGCCCAGCGCGGGGCCAGCTTCCACGCGCCCGAACCCCGGTTCTTGCGGGACAACGCCGGGATGATCGCCGTCCTCGGCGCGAAGATGTACGACGCCGGCGACACGCTCGCGCTCGAGGACTCGCGGGTGAATCCGGACTTCCGGCCCGATCAGGTGCCGGTCACGTGGCGGACGGACGAGTCCGACCTGGCGCTCGGCCGCGAGGAGGGCAGCGTCCAGGGCGCCGAGGCGCTCGTCGAACTCGATCCCGAAGCGGGACGCGCGACGAAGCGCCGCGAGCGCAAGGCGTACCGCCACCCCGAACTCGACGAGCGACTCCGTCGGGAGCGAACCCGCATCGAGGCCCGGCTGACGAGCCTGGCCCGCCGCGAGGGCGTGCCGACGCCGGTGCTCTCGGACGTCGACCCTCGAGAGGCGCGCCTCGAACTCGAGTACGTCGGCCGGCGGGACCTCCGGACCTCGCTCTCGGCCGACCGAGTTCGCGACGTGAGCCGGCACCTGGCGCGGTTACACCGGGCCGGATTCGTCCACGGCGATCTGACGACGCGAAACGTCAGAGTAGATGGGGCCAGGACGCACCTCATCGACTTCGGACTCGGCTACTACACCGATCACGTCGAGGACTACGCGATGGACTTACACGTCTTCGACCAGAGCCTCGTCGGCACCGCCGCGGATCCCGAACCCCTGCGCGCGGCCCTCCGCGAGGGGTATCGCGAGGAGGGCGAGGAGCGGGTGCTCGAGCGCCTCGAGGACGTCGAGGGCCGGGGCCGGTACGTCGGCAGCGACTCGTAGTCACTCCGCGCCGCACGGGTCGGTCGTCGTGTCGATCCCGAGCAGGTAGTTCCCGCCGCAGAACCCGGTCAGCGCGTTCTGCAACAGACCGAGTCCGGCGATCCCCGCGATCGCGGCGCGTTCGCGTTCGTCGCCCGTGTACGCCGCGATCGCGACTGCGAGCAGTCAGCCGCCGAGTACCCCCCGAACGATGCGGTCGAGTCCGCCGACGTTCCGTTTCGCGCGCCAATTGTTGCTGCGGTGTCGGTTAGCTGTATCGCCTACTCCTCCAGCGGAGTCGTCTGCCGCGCGTTCAGCCCGAACGTCGACGCCGGCCGACCACCGCACGCGTGCTCGAGACGGGCCGCCGAAATCGGGAGTCTCTTTGAACGACCGTTCGAGGAACGACCGATGACCGACGCTCTCGTAACCGGCTACGAACCGTTCGGCGAGTTCGAGACGAACCCCGCGAGCCAGCTTGCGACGCGACTCGACGGCACCGAGATCGGCGGTGCCGGCGTCGTCGGAACCGAACTCCCCGTCGTCTTCGACCGCGCGGCGCCGCGGCTCGAGGCGGCCGTCGACGAACACGATCCCGACGTCGTCTGCGCGCTCGGTCAGGCAGGGGGGCGAGCCGCGCTCTCGCTCGAGCGCGTCGGAATCAACCTCCGCGACACGAGGGGCGTGCCGGACAACGAGGACCGCGAGGTCGTCGACGAGCGGGTCGCCGACGACGGCCCCGACGCCTACTTCGCGACGCTGCCGTGCCGGGAGATGAAGGCGACGATGCGAGGCGCCGGCGTTCCGACGCGGCTCTCGACCGACGCCGGCACGCACTGCTGTAACAACCTGTTGTACGCCGCTCGCCACCTCGCCGAGACGACCGACCGCGCGTTCCGCGCCGGGTTCGTCCACGTTCCTCTCTCCCACGAACAGGCCGCGACCCGGGACGAGGGCGAACCGAGTATGGCGCTCGAGGCGATGGAGCGCGGGCTCCGCGCGGGACTCGAGACGGCACTAACCGTGCGTACGGGCCGCTGAAGGGACGCTGCGGCGGTGTGCGGATCGAGTTCGATCGAACAATCGCCGTGACAGACCAAATTCCGGAACCGAGACGAGCACACAATACTCTTAATCGTGGACATCGTGCGTTCGCGCATGGTAGACAAGCCAACCTCCGGTGAGATTCTCGGCGTACCGTACAACTTCGAGCGACCGAGTATGGGTCGGATGCTCTCGTCGTACTGGCAGCCCGGCAAGGGAATGCTCGTCGAGAAACCCTTCGGCGTCGGCTACACCCTGAACCTCGCCAACTGGCGCTCGTGGATCGTCGTCGCCGTCGCCGGCCTCCTCCTCTGGCAGGAGCAGAAGGGCAAGACGGAGGGAACCGACGGAACCGAAGACGAACCGGTCGAGGTCATCGTCGACGACGAGTAATCCTTCTGCGAGCGGGTTACCCACCTGACCGCATCGGCTATCGATCGGCCTACGGCCGCGTGATAGCAACGGGAACGTTTTTTCGGCGGATTCGCGATATCTAACGTATGACAGCGGACCGCGAGACCGTCTGGGAGTACGAGACGATTCGTCCACCCCGCGAGGCGACGATGGAGGAAGCGAGCGATCCGAAAGACCTCCTGAACGACCTCGGACGG contains:
- a CDS encoding DUF4177 domain-containing protein, giving the protein MTADRETVWEYETIRPPREATMEEASDPKDLLNDLGRDGWELISTIEYSGGGTKYLVFKRPARGDADE
- a CDS encoding YgaP family membrane protein; protein product: MLAVAIAAYTGDERERAAIAGIAGLGLLQNALTGFCGGNYLLGIDTTTDPCGAE
- the pcp gene encoding pyroglutamyl-peptidase I, which codes for MTDALVTGYEPFGEFETNPASQLATRLDGTEIGGAGVVGTELPVVFDRAAPRLEAAVDEHDPDVVCALGQAGGRAALSLERVGINLRDTRGVPDNEDREVVDERVADDGPDAYFATLPCREMKATMRGAGVPTRLSTDAGTHCCNNLLYAARHLAETTDRAFRAGFVHVPLSHEQAATRDEGEPSMALEAMERGLRAGLETALTVRTGR
- a CDS encoding DUF5808 domain-containing protein, with protein sequence MVDKPTSGEILGVPYNFERPSMGRMLSSYWQPGKGMLVEKPFGVGYTLNLANWRSWIVVAVAGLLLWQEQKGKTEGTDGTEDEPVEVIVDDE
- a CDS encoding bifunctional N(6)-L-threonylcarbamoyladenine synthase/serine/threonine protein kinase, which produces MSSHTRVLGIEGTAWAASAACYDSSTDDVFIESDAYQPDSGGIHPREASEHMHDAVPRVVETALEHARETYDGPETEPPIDVDERSSSGQQAAPVDAVAFSRGPGLGPCLRVVGTAARALSQSLGVPLVGVNHMVAHLEIGRHTSGFDSPVCLNASGANAHLLAYRNGRYRVLGETMDTGVGNAIDKFTRHVGWTHPGGPKVEAAAAEGEYVDLPYVVKGMDFSFSGIMSAAKQAYDDGVPVEDVCYSLQENVFGMLTEVSERALSLTGSDELVLGGGVGQNARLREMLAEMCAQRGASFHAPEPRFLRDNAGMIAVLGAKMYDAGDTLALEDSRVNPDFRPDQVPVTWRTDESDLALGREEGSVQGAEALVELDPEAGRATKRRERKAYRHPELDERLRRERTRIEARLTSLARREGVPTPVLSDVDPREARLELEYVGRRDLRTSLSADRVRDVSRHLARLHRAGFVHGDLTTRNVRVDGARTHLIDFGLGYYTDHVEDYAMDLHVFDQSLVGTAADPEPLRAALREGYREEGEERVLERLEDVEGRGRYVGSDS